Genomic DNA from Fimbriimonas ginsengisoli Gsoil 348:
GGTTAGCCGCGTTAGGACGAGGGCGGATAACACGCCGACGCTGGTCCAAAAATCGACCATCAGGTGTTGGCCGTTCGACCGGAGGGCCACGCTTTGAGTCTCCTGTCCCACCTTCGATACGTAGTGGCCAATGATCAGACTGCTTACCGCGCTCGCGGCCATGACCCAAAGTCCGATGCCGAGGTTCTGAACCGGATGATGGACGACCAAGCGTTGGATCGCCTCGAACACGATATAGCCAACGATGGCGAGAAGCAATATCGATTCGCCGAAGCCGGCCATGCTCTCCATCTTCCCGTGGCCATACGGATGGTCGTGGTCGGGCGGCGCCGCCGCCGCACGCACCGAGACGAGCGCGATACCGGAAGCGACGACGTCGGTGGCCGAGTGGACGCTCTCGGAAAGCAAGCTCACCGATCCGGTCATTACCGCGGCTACGATTTTCAGAAGCGTAAGGGCGACGTTGTAGCCGAAGGACCACATCGCAGCCGTCCGCTTCCGTTGCTCTGCCAACACTCGCATGCGACCGGATTTAACCCGGTGGACGGCTCGGAATTGGGGGTTTGGAAGCCGCGCATACGCATGTCGGCGCGGACTTAAACCTGTAGCGTCGGCTAATTTCCGGGTTGTAAAGGCTCGTTCTTCGACTCGGCCGGCGGGAACGGGCGGCGAGATGCAACGAGCCGCTCTCGGTAGTCGTTAAAGGTGCAGATCGACCGAAGACCGAGAACCTGGGCGACCGTTACGGCCGTCTCCCAGGAAGCGGGATTCACTTTTCCGTCACGGCATCGTGCGGAATCATCGTCGAATCGTGGACAGTCGCGGCACAGCACGTCTCAAACCTCTGTAGGATGTATTGCCATGTTGGGGATCGCTACACTCCTGCTCTTCGCACAAGTACCGCCCAAGGTAGACGTTCCTACACTGGAATATTACCAGGAGCAATTCGTGGTGAGAACCCCTAGTAAGGTTCTGTACGTGCCGCTTCGTCCGCCGAAGCCGGAGGCCAAGCGGTCCGTGGCGTTTCGCCGCAACGACGACTATGCGGTGTGGGACGAACGCGGGCTGACCATCCGACACGGCGACCGAACGCGGACGTCCCTGCTCGACGACCTTCCTGTCTCTCCTCGCCTTTTTTCTCACGAGCAGATCTTACGCACGGTCGAAATGGTCAATTCCGGCGAACGGAGTAAGAACGCAGCCGGACTATCGGGAGCGATTCGAATCGGGCGCGACGCTTACTTTCTTGTCCGCTGGGAGGATTCGAAACGGCGACCCTGGATGGAGGCGCTCGTCCGGGTGCCGCTTTCCGGCAAAGCGCTTTGGCCAGAGGTGGTGGGAAAGTTCGAGGGGATGTCGTTGGCTTACAAACCGATCGACGACCGCTTGATCCCGCTTGGAGAGGACATCGCGGTGGTCACTCGAAAGCCCGGCGCTTGGGGGGTTGCTACCTTCAACCCGAAATCGAAGCAGTTCGACTTCCATGGCATGGGGGACGACCTGCTTTCGTACATGTCGACGGGGCGCAAAAGCGCGGTCTAT
This window encodes:
- a CDS encoding cation diffusion facilitator family transporter, whose amino-acid sequence is MRVLAEQRKRTAAMWSFGYNVALTLLKIVAAVMTGSVSLLSESVHSATDVVASGIALVSVRAAAAPPDHDHPYGHGKMESMAGFGESILLLAIVGYIVFEAIQRLVVHHPVQNLGIGLWVMAASAVSSLIIGHYVSKVGQETQSVALRSNGQHLMVDFWTSVGVLSALVLTRLTHLVWIDSAFALALAAWIAFGAWKMLKIAFDELVDKSLPEDELEAVHTILCAEPGVLSYHRLRARHSGSFHFVDVHVVVPNDWSVVQAHSLADRIEKRINEELLPAQTVVHIDPYDPAKAMDGCKDP